In one Bacillus thuringiensis genomic region, the following are encoded:
- a CDS encoding RluA family pseudouridine synthase, translating to MSEVVQVTVAAEQKNERIDKFVAGINNEWSRTQVQQWIKDDVVTVNGKAVKGNYKVKEEDEITVTIPEPEELDIQPEDLNLEIYYEDADVLVVNKPRGMVVHPAPGHTSGTLVNGLMHHCTDLSGINGIMRPGIVHRIDKDTSGLLMVAKNDMAHESLVNQLVAKTVTRRYKAIVHGVIPHDKGTIDAPIARDKKERQSMTVDENGKNAVTHFQVLERFKDFTLVECRLETGRTHQIRVHMKYIGYPLAGDPKYGPKKTLDMNGQALHAGILGFDHPRTGEYIQFEAPIPEVFEDALNILRK from the coding sequence ATGAGTGAAGTAGTACAAGTAACAGTTGCAGCAGAGCAAAAAAACGAGCGAATTGATAAATTCGTTGCAGGGATAAATAACGAATGGTCACGTACGCAAGTGCAGCAATGGATTAAAGATGACGTTGTGACAGTAAACGGGAAAGCTGTAAAAGGAAATTATAAAGTAAAAGAAGAAGATGAAATTACAGTAACAATTCCTGAACCAGAAGAGTTAGATATTCAACCAGAAGATTTAAATTTAGAAATTTATTATGAAGATGCAGATGTGCTTGTTGTAAATAAGCCACGTGGTATGGTTGTACATCCAGCACCAGGGCATACAAGTGGTACACTTGTAAACGGCCTCATGCACCATTGTACAGACTTATCAGGCATTAACGGTATAATGCGTCCAGGTATCGTGCATCGTATTGATAAAGATACATCTGGACTATTAATGGTTGCTAAAAATGATATGGCACATGAATCGCTTGTAAATCAGCTTGTAGCAAAAACAGTAACGAGACGTTACAAAGCGATTGTACACGGTGTGATTCCGCATGATAAGGGAACGATTGATGCTCCGATTGCTCGTGATAAGAAAGAGCGTCAAAGTATGACAGTTGATGAAAATGGTAAGAACGCTGTTACGCACTTCCAAGTGTTAGAACGCTTTAAAGACTTTACACTTGTAGAATGTCGCTTAGAAACGGGACGTACGCACCAAATTCGTGTTCATATGAAATATATTGGCTATCCACTTGCAGGAGATCCGAAGTATGGTCCGAAGAAAACGTTAGATATGAATGGACAAGCACTTCATGCGGGTATTTTAGGCTTTGATCATCCTCGTACTGGTGAATATATTCAGTTTGAGGCACCAATTCCAGAAGTGTTTGAAGACGCATTAAATATTTTACGAAAATAG
- a CDS encoding molecular chaperone DnaK has product MNEIYMEIKEELQLMRKELQERLAKEVMHKYDVEFSQELGYEIKEEIKKKLLLHDIKEDLKDVERALFKMEIDMYGICEETGRLISTKQMKTMPTARTIHEFFYEKVNV; this is encoded by the coding sequence GTGAATGAAATTTACATGGAAATAAAAGAAGAATTGCAATTGATGAGAAAAGAGTTGCAAGAGAGACTAGCTAAAGAAGTAATGCACAAATATGATGTCGAGTTCAGCCAAGAACTTGGATATGAAATTAAGGAAGAGATAAAGAAAAAATTGCTATTACATGATATAAAAGAGGATTTAAAGGATGTAGAACGCGCATTATTTAAGATGGAAATAGACATGTATGGTATTTGTGAAGAGACGGGGAGATTAATTTCGACAAAGCAAATGAAGACAATGCCGACTGCCCGTACGATTCATGAATTCTTCTATGAAAAGGTAAATGTATGA
- the lspA gene encoding lipoprotein signal peptidase LspA yields the protein MIYYVIALFVIAIDQISKWLIVKNMELGTSIPIIDNVLYITSHRNRGAAWGILENKMWFFYIITVVFVVFIVFYMKKYAKTDKLLGISLGLILGGAIGNFIDRVFRQEVVDFIHVYIFSYNYPVFNIADSALCIGVVLIIIQTLLEGKKAKE from the coding sequence ATGATATATTATGTAATAGCGTTATTCGTCATTGCTATCGATCAAATATCGAAGTGGTTAATTGTAAAGAACATGGAATTGGGTACGAGTATTCCGATTATCGACAATGTATTATACATAACATCACATCGAAATAGAGGTGCTGCTTGGGGTATTTTAGAAAATAAAATGTGGTTCTTCTACATTATTACAGTTGTTTTTGTAGTATTTATTGTATTTTATATGAAAAAGTATGCGAAAACAGACAAGCTTCTAGGTATTTCGTTAGGCCTAATTTTGGGCGGGGCAATTGGTAACTTTATTGATCGTGTATTTAGACAAGAAGTAGTGGATTTCATTCACGTGTATATTTTCTCGTACAACTATCCAGTATTCAATATAGCTGATTCAGCATTATGTATTGGTGTTGTATTAATTATTATTCAAACATTATTAGAAGGCAAGAAAGCGAAGGAGTAA
- the uraA gene encoding uracil permease has translation MEQKPVLDVNEVPKPGKWLFLSIQHLFAMFGSTVLVPFLTGLNPSVALISSGLGTLAFLLITKGQVPAYLGSSFAFIAPIITAKTAGGPGAAMLGGLLAGLVYILISLGIKKSGSEWIMKLLPPIVVGPVVMVIGLALAHTAVNMAMNDADGKYSFTHFSVALVTLAITIICSIFGRGFFSIIPVLLGIIGGYIFAYFQGLVDLKPVAEAKWFVVPDFTVPFVTYTPEFSWKIVLLMVPVALVTISEHIGHQIVLGNVIKRDLIEKPGLHRSIFGDGVATLIASLIGGPPNTTYGENIGVLAITRAYSVYLFIGSAVFAIMFGFIGKISALIHSIPTPVMGGVSILLFGVIASSGLRMMVDDKTDLSDKRNLMIASVILVIGIGGAVLHVGESFQVEGMALAAIVGVLLNLLLPETKQIKQSKQIAS, from the coding sequence ATGGAACAAAAGCCAGTGTTAGACGTTAATGAAGTACCGAAACCGGGAAAATGGTTATTTTTAAGTATACAACATTTGTTCGCGATGTTTGGATCAACAGTGCTTGTTCCATTTTTAACAGGATTGAATCCATCAGTAGCATTAATATCAAGTGGATTAGGAACGTTAGCGTTCCTTCTTATAACGAAAGGCCAAGTACCTGCTTATCTAGGATCATCATTCGCCTTTATCGCACCGATTATAACAGCCAAAACGGCAGGTGGACCGGGAGCGGCAATGCTTGGTGGTTTGCTAGCAGGACTTGTGTACATTTTAATCTCACTCGGAATTAAGAAATCAGGATCAGAGTGGATTATGAAATTACTACCACCAATCGTAGTTGGTCCAGTAGTAATGGTAATCGGTCTAGCTTTAGCACATACAGCAGTTAACATGGCGATGAACGATGCGGATGGCAAATATAGCTTTACACATTTTTCAGTAGCGTTAGTAACATTAGCAATTACAATTATATGCTCGATATTTGGAAGAGGATTTTTCAGTATAATACCAGTGTTACTTGGCATTATCGGCGGATATATCTTCGCTTACTTCCAAGGGCTAGTAGACTTAAAGCCGGTAGCTGAGGCAAAATGGTTTGTTGTACCAGATTTCACAGTACCATTTGTAACATACACACCAGAGTTTTCATGGAAGATTGTACTCTTGATGGTACCAGTTGCACTAGTAACAATATCAGAACATATCGGACATCAAATTGTTCTTGGAAATGTTATTAAAAGAGATTTAATTGAAAAACCAGGTTTACACCGTTCAATCTTCGGTGACGGAGTAGCAACATTAATCGCGTCACTAATCGGTGGGCCACCAAATACAACGTATGGTGAAAACATCGGTGTGCTAGCAATTACGAGAGCATACAGTGTATACTTATTCATCGGTTCAGCAGTATTCGCAATCATGTTCGGATTTATCGGTAAGATTTCTGCACTGATTCATTCGATCCCAACACCAGTTATGGGTGGTGTATCAATCTTACTATTCGGTGTAATCGCATCAAGCGGATTACGCATGATGGTAGATGATAAAACAGATTTAAGTGACAAACGAAACCTAATGATTGCATCAGTAATATTAGTAATCGGTATTGGTGGAGCGGTACTTCACGTAGGAGAATCATTCCAAGTAGAAGGAATGGCACTAGCAGCAATTGTAGGTGTACTGTTAAATCTACTACTACCGGAAACGAAACAAATAAAACAATCTAAGCAGATTGCTTCATAA
- the pyrR gene encoding bifunctional pyrimidine operon transcriptional regulator/uracil phosphoribosyltransferase has translation MQEKAVVLDDQMIRRALTRISHEIVERNKGVDNCVLVGIKTRGIFIAQRLAERIGQIEGKEMEVGELDITLYRDDLTLQSKNKEPLVKGSDIPVDITKKKVILVDDVLYTGRTVRAAMDALMDLGRPSQIQLAVLVDRGHRELPIRADYVGKNIPTSSEERIEVDLQETDQQDRVSIYDK, from the coding sequence ATGCAAGAGAAAGCTGTCGTTTTAGATGACCAAATGATTCGCCGCGCTTTAACACGAATTAGTCATGAAATCGTGGAACGAAATAAAGGTGTCGATAATTGTGTTCTTGTCGGAATTAAAACTCGTGGAATTTTTATTGCACAACGTTTGGCAGAACGAATTGGTCAAATTGAAGGAAAAGAAATGGAAGTTGGAGAGTTAGACATTACGTTATATCGTGATGATTTAACACTACAATCGAAAAATAAAGAACCACTTGTAAAAGGTTCTGATATCCCTGTAGATATTACGAAGAAAAAAGTTATCCTTGTGGATGACGTATTATATACAGGAAGAACAGTTCGAGCAGCAATGGATGCTCTTATGGATTTAGGTAGACCATCTCAAATCCAATTGGCGGTTCTTGTTGATAGAGGTCATCGCGAATTACCAATTCGCGCTGATTATGTAGGGAAGAACATTCCAACATCAAGTGAAGAGCGTATCGAAGTTGATTTGCAAGAGACAGATCAACAAGATCGAGTAAGCATATACGATAAGTAA